Part of the Drosophila kikkawai strain 14028-0561.14 chromosome 3L, DkikHiC1v2, whole genome shotgun sequence genome is shown below.
GAATGAcactgggcacactgaaagaaattcaAGATTCGAATTCAAATTTGACGGTTAAATACATCTcttgtatttaaataactaaataatatttaatgaaattaaaatggcctGCCAGAGTATAAAAACACACATAAGTAGATACATGAATTTATTCGAGCGTGTTCTGAGATAATGGACGCGTTCATTAGTTACATATTTTTCAACAATAAGGTACATCATTTCGTTTCGATATTTGATACTAACTTATCTAAGACGCGGATTAGTGTCAAGAGCGTTGGAAATGAGCGACTTTGGAGCCTttataaaatcatttaaagatCTTTTACTTGTGATCTTGTGGGTTTGTCGTAAAATGTGTGTTGAGGAGTAGACCTGCGCTTTCAAGACACCGATTTCTGCTCAGATACTATATAGTAgtcattaaaattaacaatacaTATCAGGTCACCGATCTCCTCCTGGTAGCCAGAGGCGGCCGCCTTGTTGCCCAAATATATGAGATAAAGCATAAACTTATCGAACTCGGCCTCCTCCTGCAGCAATCTCTTGAAACGGGGATGTACAAACTGATTTTTCACATCCGGCATGAACGTTTGCGATTGTATTActctggaaaaaatattacaataatTTCATAATCATCATTTGAATTTGTTTCCACTCACTTGCAGAAGCGCAGGACTATAACGAGCATATTGTCGATGGTTTCCTTGACCTTGGCACTCCTCCGGTTTAGAAAAGTCAAAAAGGCCATCCGCTTCAGGTAGGCCACATGGTGCCTGTAGAGATCTTCGATGGAATTGGCTGTGCACAAGTCTTCCTTGAAGCTCTTCCATGTGGCCTGCAGAGCCTTGGCCACCAAATGGGTCTGCAGGGCGGTCACAAAGTGCAACAGCTTGTGCCGCACCACCTGCAATTGCCGAAACTGGACAGAGCTCTGGAGCCCTCGGCCCAGCAGCTTTCCCACCCGCTGCAGGTGCTGGTGGGTGCCATCCAGAATGAAACTCACGTGCCTTAGCTTCAGCAAATACCCAAATATTTGTCCGTATTTCACAATTGTTTCCGAACTTATCACTAGGTTGAGGGGCCAGTCCACTTTGCAGTTTAGGGCCAGCATGGAGGTGGCTTCCAGGGACCAGAAATCCAGTTTATCTGGTATCTTGGTGCAATTCAGGTGAAGATTCTGCGTTACCGTGGTCTCATCCGCCGGACAGCAAGCCAAGGCATTGCCCAGCATGGCGTCGAGTACGCCCCTCTGGCTCAGACTCTTGGGATCGATGCCCGCTCGGATCCTGTCGAGAATATCGGAGGTGAGCATTCCACCAAACTGTCCGTCCAGCAGAAAGAAGTAGTTTCTTAGACGGCGAAAATGATCGTAGATGCGTAGCTCCTTGAATATTCTCAAGACCTCGTTACGAAGGAGAGCGTAGTGGGCATTAACAGGCACCATCACGGAGAGCTGGAGGCACCGGCGGGCCATGAAGGGATTGCAGGCCTCCGTTAAGATAACAGGTGTGGTCTCTGCCTCTTTGCTTTTCGTTTGAAAGTTTGTGGGGAGTATGAAAGTGGGcttaaagttggataaaagtGTTCCCACTGCTTTTACCGGATCAGGTTTACTCTGTGGCGATACGGTCACGGCCTCCACTTCATCAGCACCATCAGCAATGTTATTATTAACGGCATCCTTGTCAGCTGTGTGGTCAGGCGGCGTCAGTGGCCCAAAATCGGCATCGGAGGTGATGGACATGGGCGTTACCGACAAAGGCACTTCCACATGCAGCTTGTTGAGTTCCAGTGGAAGATGTAAAGCATCTACCCTGCCTTCGCCCAGCCTAATGCCATACTCGCTGCTCATTACCCGCCGCCTGTTAATGGCCCTATCCTCGGTGGACTGCATTTGACGCTGTATACGGCGGGTGTGGTCATCCTCGGTGGAGTTGTAGTTACCAAAGGAGTCATGCTGCTGCATGCGGAGTCGGTATCGCTGGAGGTCAGTGAGCTGGTCTTGGGTCTCCGTGTCCTTTACATTGGCATTAAAGTCGGGAGGGGGTAGGTGGGCTCTTAAACCGGTCGTAGTGGAGTCCTGGACATTGACCATGGCCTGAAAGTGCTCCGAGGAGAGTATGTGCTTGCGATTACGTTCCAGTTCCGATTGGAAGGTCACATGGTCATTGGAGTTGAGCTCGTCCAGCGGTCTGCGCAAGGTAGTTGGGGATTTTGGCTTGCctgcctgctcctcctcctccgcctgctcctcctctggCTTGTCTATCACAGATTCTGGGCGAGAAGGGGGTCCCTCGAGGCAGGACTTGAAGCTGCGATCACTGTTGGAGCTGTCATCGGGACTTAAAGTGTCCTGGGACTCCAATAAACCCTGGAGTTGAGCCACTTTCTTTAGCAATGTTTCCTTCTCCTGCAGCTGCCTCTTCTCCTCCAGACGCTCACTTTCCTTTAGGAAAACCAATTCATCGACAATCTCCTGACGCCGTTTCTCCAAAACCTTCTGTTGGTTGAGCTCCAGCTCGGCATTGAGTTGTTCGTAGCGGAGTTTTTTCTGGGCATTTGCCTCCAGCTGCAGGACACGCATATGCTCCTCCCAGGCAGCCAGATGTGCCCGGGTGCGCTGCACCATGAGGTCTTGGGAGTTACGCTTGGCCGCCATGCGCTCCTGGAAGATGCTTTGCATGCTGCACCAGCCAAACCGTTGATAGATGACCGAATATTTCTCGGCCAGGCCACGACGCATGTCCTTGAGCTGCTGCTCCGTCAAACAAACTGTTATGGAAGGGAACTCCACATCGAAGACTGGGTGCTGTATGGATTTTGGAGTAATATTATGACACTTTATGGGGGCTTTCCCAACCTCACCTGAGCATTGTAGGCCTTGATTACGCGATTATACTTTCCGCACTGAAGAATGTCCTGCTCGCAGCCGTATAAGAAGGCTGGAACCTCCTCGTTGACCACCTGGTAGCCCCTGTTGAAGAATTCCTTGCTGCACTCATCCATTAGGGAAGGCGATGTGTTTCGGCAGCGACTAATGAAAATCTCGTTAAGCTCTTCGTCCAGTTCGCCTTTGTAAATCCAACTCTGCAACTGGCCAAAGTAAGTCTTCGACATCCTGCGCAGCAGATAAATAAGGAGCTGCAGGAAGTCGCTATGGGTACAGCTGTCGATGATCTGCCAGATGCAGCTCATCAGGAAATAGCCAGGAACTCCAGCCTCTAGATTCACTTTAATCAAGGATACATTTTTAAGAgggaaatcaaatttataaatggaAACTTACGCCTGGGCTCCTCCTGGAAAACATTCTCCaactgctgcaggagctgcATAGCAGACCGGGAGTTTAGTAGCAACTGGGGAAGACTCTTAGCGGACTGCGAGAGCAGAAACTGGCGAATGGTGGCCAGGAAATCCTCCAGAATTTCGCGAAAGGCCTTTAAGAAAAAGAGAATTTAATAAACTCTTTACTCGCCTCCTTGTTTACTCCAGGACTCACCCGGTTGAGAGGTCTTTCCACACGGACATTGGTGAGGGTGCTAAAGCTGGTGCGGGCGCTCAAGCGCCGGTAGGCAAAACCCGATCTTAAAAAGGGTTCCGCAAAGTCCGCCAGAATATCCGGCAGCACACTGCGCAGGGTGGTGTTGGGCCTAATCATCAGCTTCTTGTCATCCGCCGGCGAACACATAAACGTGTCCGACTGGAGACCAGCAGCCGCCTTCTTGAGGTGGTCAATGAGAACAGCTTCCTGGATATAGCTGAGCACCAGTTTTTTGTTCATTGCGAGATATAGCTCGTTGCTCATCATCAGATCCGAGACAAAATGCTTCTTCGAACCAGGTTCTCCAGACTTCTGGAGCTTCTCGGACCTCTTTGTGTTAAGGAAATCCAGTTTCGGTATCGGTGGCATTGATTGCTGGCCACTCTCCCTAATCCGAGCTTGGGATGCCGTTAAAATCGAGATGTTTGTTGGGTTTATCCTGCCAACTGGCTTATTCATATTACATGGCAGAGGATCCCAAAGGGGCTCCCTTAGCTGCAGGGGCTGGCGTTCCCGCTTCAGTTGAGGGATTGATCTGAAGAGAAGTGGCTCCCTGAATATTTGGTGGTCCATTAGCTGCACTTCGTGGAGCTTAAGCACGCTTGGCCTCAAAACCTTGAACCCCTCTTTGGTGCGGGTTTCCACCTTCTTTTCAGTGCCCTGCAAGTCCCTCGTCCTTAGCTCCTCCAGCAATCTCTGGAAGGGCTGTAGCCTGCCTCGCTGCTCTGGATCCTTTCTTAATTGGCTGCTCACCTCGCACAGCAGCTCCAGAATTTGCTCCGAGGACATTGTCCCGCGTCGGAAGAGCGCCTCGTAGATTTCGGAGCGCTTCTTGGCCACCACAGCGGCAGATGTGGACTCATCGGTCACCTGCTGGTTCGATGCCAACAATGTGGCCAGGTGGGTGACCTGGTCGAGCACACTGTGGGTGCACTCAGCCAATCCAGCCATTGGAATTCCTCttatatttgaaatttcaaGGATATTTCCattaaaccaaataaatagaatAGAGATGGGAGAAACACGATTGAAATATTGGTGAAATCGGTACGGTCGATTATCGATTGGTTTTTGAAAGCGATAAGTCCCATCACTATGAAGAAAGCGCCAAttcaaaaagtttaaaaacaaagaagcaTATTCTGAATAAGAACTAAAATTAACCggatttgtattattaatgaaagattttattttgctCTCCCCCGAAACCACCTTTCCCCTCGCTgtagaaataaaagaaaaccaagAATTTAcactaaattaaaaagttttaaatatattgttcTGCGggttcttttgttttttatacaaatacaCAATATTCTATTCGCCCTTTGGCTTACAATGTTATCTTAGATAAATAGCTTAGGTTCTGTATTATTAACACAAAAACAtgcagaaattgaaattggatCTATTTAGGGTTTGCAAAGTTCTGTCTCCCTCGAAGTGTGTGATTTACAATTGGCTTTATGTGTGATTTACAATTGGCGTATGTTACTTTTTTCCCTTTAGTTTGCtttgaaaaaaacaaaaagtgcttTATATACGTAAATGGGGATATAGAAAATCCAATCGAAAATCCGATTGAAACGGATTATTGCAatgcggtggtggtggtggtgttggtgctgctggtggtggtggcgatTGGTGCAGCCACCGCTGccacctcctgctcctgctcaaACTTTCTGTCGTGCACGACCACGTTGCCCATCAGCACGAATCAAGAGGCGCTGTTCGTCTCGCCGTTGCTCTCGTGGAAGTTGGTGCCGTTGACAATGAACGAGGTGCCCAGGCCGTACAGATGTCCGGAGTACTTGGCATGGTCGATGTTGTCCTCGAAGAACATCTGAAAAGGGGGAGAAAAGAACGATTAGCGGAGAATATCAACGGGGCTGGGGGACGAAGCAGGGGGAGGCTTAAGCGAGCGGGTTTAATTCCAAGACTAAAAAGCGTTTGAAGCACACTAAAACCTACTTGGGAAGaggcttaaaatatatatccccAAGAGACGTACTTATGTGGTTTCGTTACATACCGTTTACCGATATAATTTTATAGGGGTTTTCATGATGGGTTAGGATGGGTTGGGGTTTAGGCTCTGCTATTTTCTTGATGGGCGGATTTACAGGTAAAAGCACTTGTAACGAATATACACACAGTTCATTGCGTGGAAATTAACGTCAATAAAgaccttaaaatttaaagaaacatGAAATGTGGTTAGGTGTGAGTTAGGTTAATCCCAGCGATACTATAGACTATCTTTAGATTTTCTTTAAGAGTATTCAATGCCCAGTTACCAAAAAAGTGTAAATCAAatgtttaaaaagaaaattaatttcaattcctTTAATTCTCCATTCAAATCCAGGGAGTAATTGGTCTCTTCATAAgtcttcttcttcgttttgaaaacgtttaaaaactaaaacagtCATGTTTCACATGGTTCAGATTAACTAACAACAATTCAGTTTGAGGACTTCATTCATTAAATAGTGGTAAAAagcgaatatatatacatatgcaaatgtaaGTATGAAAGTGAAAAGTGAGTGTCAATTAACCATGAAAACCGAAaagacgatgatgatgatggctaCTGCTAGCTAATTTTTCGGGACAACACACTCCTCACCACCCGGCGTGGCGGGAGGCGTGTCCACGTAGGTGCTCGCGGTGAGCAGCTCGCTTGGCAGGGATCTGCCGCCACCTATGTCCGCCTCAGAGTCATTGGAGGGGACTAAGCCCCCGCTAATGTAGGTCGGACGGTGGCTCAGCAAACAGATCTGGGTGACGGACGGCTTCAAGTGCATGGTGTGCTCAAGCAGGTAAGGAAAGAATACAACGGGCGCTTCTATGTCAAAGTGCAAATCATTTGTGTGATGATGTACCTCACGCATTTTGAAGAAGGCCATGCCCGTAAGCAGTGCATCGGAGCCGGCCTGGTGCT
Proteins encoded:
- the Grip163 gene encoding uncharacterized protein Grip163, whose product is MAGLAECTHSVLDQVTHLATLLASNQQVTDESTSAAVVAKKRSEIYEALFRRGTMSSEQILELLCEVSSQLRKDPEQRGRLQPFQRLLEELRTRDLQGTEKKVETRTKEGFKVLRPSVLKLHEVQLMDHQIFREPLLFRSIPQLKRERQPLQLREPLWDPLPCNMNKPVGRINPTNISILTASQARIRESGQQSMPPIPKLDFLNTKRSEKLQKSGEPGSKKHFVSDLMMSNELYLAMNKKLVLSYIQEAVLIDHLKKAAAGLQSDTFMCSPADDKKLMIRPNTTLRSVLPDILADFAEPFLRSGFAYRRLSARTSFSTLTNVRVERPLNRAFREILEDFLATIRQFLLSQSAKSLPQLLLNSRSAMQLLQQLENVFQEEPRLNLEAGVPGYFLMSCIWQIIDSCTHSDFLQLLIYLLRRMSKTYFGQLQSWIYKGELDEELNEIFISRCRNTSPSLMDECSKEFFNRGYQVVNEEVPAFLYGCEQDILQCGKYNRVIKAYNAQHPVFDVEFPSITVCLTEQQLKDMRRGLAEKYSVIYQRFGWCSMQSIFQERMAAKRNSQDLMVQRTRAHLAAWEEHMRVLQLEANAQKKLRYEQLNAELELNQQKVLEKRRQEIVDELVFLKESERLEEKRQLQEKETLLKKVAQLQGLLESQDTLSPDDSSNSDRSFKSCLEGPPSRPESVIDKPEEEQAEEEEQAGKPKSPTTLRRPLDELNSNDHVTFQSELERNRKHILSSEHFQAMVNVQDSTTTGLRAHLPPPDFNANVKDTETQDQLTDLQRYRLRMQQHDSFGNYNSTEDDHTRRIQRQMQSTEDRAINRRRVMSSEYGIRLGEGRVDALHLPLELNKLHVEVPLSVTPMSITSDADFGPLTPPDHTADKDAVNNNIADGADEVEAVTVSPQSKPDPVKAVGTLLSNFKPTFILPTNFQTKSKEAETTPVILTEACNPFMARRCLQLSVMVPVNAHYALLRNEVLRIFKELRIYDHFRRLRNYFFLLDGQFGGMLTSDILDRIRAGIDPKSLSQRGVLDAMLGNALACCPADETTVTQNLHLNCTKIPDKLDFWSLEATSMLALNCKVDWPLNLVISSETIVKYGQIFGYLLKLRHVSFILDGTHQHLQRVGKLLGRGLQSSVQFRQLQVVRHKLLHFVTALQTHLVAKALQATWKSFKEDLCTANSIEDLYRHHVAYLKRMAFLTFLNRRSAKVKETIDNMLVIVLRFCKVIQSQTFMPDVKNQFVHPRFKRLLQEEAEFDKFMLYLIYLGNKAAASGYQEEIGDLICIVNFNDYYIVSEQKSVS